Proteins encoded together in one Carya illinoinensis cultivar Pawnee chromosome 3, C.illinoinensisPawnee_v1, whole genome shotgun sequence window:
- the LOC122303392 gene encoding GDP-mannose transporter GONST1-like isoform X1, with product MNTFENKDNDLETGKLIKDGEKTARSSRVLKIHNQALLSGFAYCISSCSMILINKFVLSSYDFNAGISLMLYQNLISVIIVSILSFLGIISTEPLTWRLVKVWFPVNVIFVGMLITSMFSLKYINVAMVTVLKNVTNVITALGEMYLFSKHHDSRVWAALFLMIISAISGGITDLSFHAVGYAWQIINCFLTASYSLTLRRLMDTAKQVTKSGNLNEFSMVLLNNTLSLPLGILLIFIFNEVDYLTRTPLLRLPTFWFVMTLSGVLGLAISFTSMWFLHQTGATTYSLVGSLNKIPLSIAGILIFKVPTSLENSASIFFGLIAGVIFARAKMRERSQT from the exons ATGAATACTTTTGAAAACAAGGATAATGACTTGGAAACTGGTAAGTTAAtcaaagatggagaaaagacaGCACGAAGTAGCAGAGTGCTTAAGATACATAATCAAGCCTTATTATCTGGCTTCGCATATTGCATTTCGTCATGCAGCATGATACTCATCAACAAGTTTGTGCTTTCCAGCTATGATTTTAATGCCGGGATATCTTTGATGCTTTACCAG AATCTTATTTCAGTGATTATTGTGTCTATATTGAGTTTTCTGGGCATAATATCAACTGAACCACTAACATGGAGATTGGTTAAGGTTTGGTTTCCTGTGAATGTTATTTTCGTCGGGATGCTCATTACCAGCATGTTTAG CTTGAAATACATTAATGTTGCAATGGTCACTGTCCTGAAGAATGTTACTAACGTGATAACTGCTCTTGGTGAAATGTATTTATTCAGTAAGCATCATGACAGCAGAGTGTGGGCTGCTCTGTTCCTAATG ATAATTTCAGCCATTTCCGGAGGGATTACTGATCTATCTTTTCATGCCGTTGGCTACGCATGGCAGATTATTAACTGCTTCTTAACTGCATCGTATTCT CTGACTCTACGTAGGCTCATGGATACAGCAAAGCAAGTTACCAAATCTGGAAATCTGAATGAGTTTTCAATGGTCTTGCTTAATAACACCCTATCATTGCCATTAGGgattcttctaatttttattttcaatgagGTGGATTACCTCACCAGAAC GCCACTATTGAGGTTGCCAACCTTCTGGTTTGTAATGACATTAAGTGGAGTTTTGGGACTAGCAATCAGCTTCACTTCTATGTGGTTTCTTCATCAAACTGGGGCTACAACGTACAG CCTTGTGGGGTCGTTGAATAAGATCCCTCTGTCCATTGCTGGCATCCTTATTTTCAAAGTTCCTACCAGCTTAGAAAACTCGGCAAGCATATTCTTCG GTCTCATAGCTGGAGTAATTTTTGCAAGGGCCAAAATGCGGGAAAGATCTCAAACCTGA
- the LOC122303392 gene encoding GDP-mannose transporter GONST1-like isoform X2: protein MNTFENKDNDLETGKLIKDGEKTARSSRVLKIHNQALLSGFAYCISSCSMILINKFVLSSYDFNAGISLMLYQNLISVIIVSILSFLGIISTEPLTWRLVKVWFPVNVIFVGMLITSMFSLKYINVAMVTVLKNVTNVITALGEMYLFSKHHDSRVWAALFLMIISAISGGITDLSFHAVGYAWQIINCFLTASYSATIEVANLLVCNDIKWSFGTSNQLHFYVVSSSNWGYNVQVSLVGSLNKIPLSIAGILIFKVPTSLENSASIFFGLIAGVIFARAKMRERSQT from the exons ATGAATACTTTTGAAAACAAGGATAATGACTTGGAAACTGGTAAGTTAAtcaaagatggagaaaagacaGCACGAAGTAGCAGAGTGCTTAAGATACATAATCAAGCCTTATTATCTGGCTTCGCATATTGCATTTCGTCATGCAGCATGATACTCATCAACAAGTTTGTGCTTTCCAGCTATGATTTTAATGCCGGGATATCTTTGATGCTTTACCAG AATCTTATTTCAGTGATTATTGTGTCTATATTGAGTTTTCTGGGCATAATATCAACTGAACCACTAACATGGAGATTGGTTAAGGTTTGGTTTCCTGTGAATGTTATTTTCGTCGGGATGCTCATTACCAGCATGTTTAG CTTGAAATACATTAATGTTGCAATGGTCACTGTCCTGAAGAATGTTACTAACGTGATAACTGCTCTTGGTGAAATGTATTTATTCAGTAAGCATCATGACAGCAGAGTGTGGGCTGCTCTGTTCCTAATG ATAATTTCAGCCATTTCCGGAGGGATTACTGATCTATCTTTTCATGCCGTTGGCTACGCATGGCAGATTATTAACTGCTTCTTAACTGCATCGTATTCT GCCACTATTGAGGTTGCCAACCTTCTGGTTTGTAATGACATTAAGTGGAGTTTTGGGACTAGCAATCAGCTTCACTTCTATGTGGTTTCTTCATCAAACTGGGGCTACAACGTACAGGTAAG CCTTGTGGGGTCGTTGAATAAGATCCCTCTGTCCATTGCTGGCATCCTTATTTTCAAAGTTCCTACCAGCTTAGAAAACTCGGCAAGCATATTCTTCG GTCTCATAGCTGGAGTAATTTTTGCAAGGGCCAAAATGCGGGAAAGATCTCAAACCTGA